Below is a window of Quercus robur chromosome 6, dhQueRobu3.1, whole genome shotgun sequence DNA.
AAATTCCATTCAAATCGGATGTTatataatattcaattaataaacttattttttatacataattttagaacacaaaaacttgaaattttaacatttgtttgatgacataataattgattttttattttcttgaaattatGCAAGCACGAaagatataataagaatatgcaatccaacggttagattttcaaaattcacactcaatataaaaatatatgataagtttgaaagatttctcttcaaactagtttggagagaaactttgtttatttgttcCTTTTTATCCTTTTAGAGTATTGACTTATTAGCATTAGTTTCAatgttttgtatataaaaaaaatattaacattaaTATTGTTGTGACTTTGTTGTATCAATAACTtattaagattaattttattgcgatttgtgggttttttttttttttttggctttttgtttgGGACTAATTTTTAGtgcaatatatatttataagataGGGAACTAATGAagcattttaaaattaattaaataaataatggaatggaatgaaaattaaaacaataatttttatataggaTAAGGTATCATAACTTTACAATTAAGTCAAGAAATTATTTGAATTGTTATGTAGATATAGGATGAATAACTTTTATTAGATTTGTAGATCATGGAAAAGTTATTTACAATGTatgatattttcaaaagaaaaaaatacaaataatagaAGCTAAGGTGATGATTTGGTGTTGCTAGCctctagtgttttttttttttttgaagagttgCTAGCCTCTAGTTATTTACATTGATGTATAATTGGGTGCACCAAAAGCTGTAAACAACCCATTCTGTAGCAGCTAATATACAGAATGATCAGTCCCTAAGCTGAATAGTCACAATggataataaaatgaaaacaactcGATCGATGTCAAACCCAACAGTCCGTTATGCAAGCCTCAAGCCCACACCCAGATTTTCCAGCATAAAGCAGATAAAAACCTTAATATCACTCGATTCCCACGTGGTAATTCCGTAATTGATTCTTGCCAATTAGTTGGCCATAACATTatttctcaataataataagttgGCCATAACATTCACTAACCCCATAATGAATCCCCACACAACACTGCTCCATTTCATCAACTATTAACCAAAAGATTCCACTCAGACACTCTCATCATTTCCTTGTTCATCCAAAAGTGGTAAGGAAGGAGGTAATGGCCTCCATACAGTAACCCTTATCCTCTTCCTTGTTTTTACAATGAATTTCCTCTTTAAAtcacatggttttttttttttttattgattcttTGACTTCTGTTATTTACCTTTAATTAGTTTGAAAATGGTCAGTGCACACAAAATCACTTGAAAGAAAAGAGTTAAAAGTTGCAATTGTCACATTTCTAGAGTTCTTACCTAAAGTCATGAAGGTCTAATTGATAGGGGCACGCCACTTTTTATTGGTgtatgcatttaaaaaaaaaaaaaactcaatttcatACCACACTTTTttaaaagctgaaccaaactcaaaAAATGTAGTGGCATACACACCAAActttcatctcttttttagtaataaataaattaacttcTTATATGCATTTTGTctcattaataaaatattaacttctcatataatatttatttatttatttttcttactcTTATAGAAGTGGctgttttctttaaataaagtgGGGATAAGATTTGCCCGTAACTTAACTGgaccaacaaaaaagaagaagaagaagaagaaatatatatatatatatatatatatatatgcaattgatcaattgttttaatttgaagTCAAATATGCCtcatgagcaaaaaaaaaaaaaaaaaagttaaatatgcCTCACCAATGACACCAGTTGCATTTGAACAACTGTACGTTATGCCAGCAATTATCGctacaaattaattgtttgattgaaGTTGTAATTGTTTAATCATCCATTCATACCCAAGCTTGCTGCCCAAACAATAGGTGGACCAAATTGGCCCCTATAAAAATGACTTCTTATTTATGCAAAGGTAATCAATCAAGCATGGCTGATCAGGTGAAGCTACATGGAACATGGTCTAGTCCATTTGTTTATCGAGTGATATGGGCGTTGAAACTGAAAGGCGTCCCATATGAATACGTTGAAGAAGATCTTTTCAAGAAAAGTCCTCTGCTTCAACAGTACAATCCCGTTAACAAGAAAATCCCAGTACTTGTTCATGGAGGAAAACCAGTTTGTGAGTCTATGATTATTGTTGAGTATATTGACCAGACGTGGCCTCACAACCCCTTGCTGCCCACTGACCCTTATGAGAAAGCCATGGCTCGGTTTTGGGTCAAATTTGCTGAAGACAAGGTGTGTATATTTATTTGTCTCAATTCACTTTTATATCTACATGTAAATACAGTTTGTTCAACACAATCAGTCGAAATGCCTAAAGTCAATGGTCAACTCGTATTTAGTTTCCTATTTTTGCGAAATTAAggattttttcttgtttctagCAAAGAGAAAATCATTTTCTAAATGCTTGtttgacatttcattttatATAGATATCCCGAATTAACTCTCAAACTTAATGAGATTGCTTTTTAGTTTAATTTGTCTCTAAAGTTTCGTcaagaattttgtaatttaactaATCAATACCTTTTAATATTTCCAACAGaaacatctaaaattaaaatccatATTTTCTCAACTattgtattataaaaaataaattaaaaaaaaaaaaaccctaaagtgCCTTTGACTTAAGAATTAGTATCAGAAGTTTAATGTCCGTGATTTCTCAAATTAAATAGGATCATAAATAGGAGTCTCATATGAATGACACCCAGTACATAACCACTAATTATGCAACTTGGGCAAGTTAGTCTAGACTAATTGGAACCCAAGTAATAGAAAACATTACCTAAGGAATAACAAAACcaatactttctcaaaaaaaaaaaaacaaaaccaatagttttatttaattgatataaCTTACTACTCTTAAATTTTGATAGGGTTCAATTATTGGGTCATTATTCCGAGTCAGTGGTGAGGAGCATGAGAAAGCCATTAAGGAGAGTTTGGAAATGCTGAAAATTGTGGAAGAGCATGGACTGGGTGAGAAGACATTTTTCGGTGGAGACAAAATTGGCATAGTGGACATAGCATTTGGAGCATTTTCTCACTGGCTGGGTGTCATTGAAGAAACACTTGGATTGGAATTGCTTCAACCCAATGCCTTCCCTCGCTTGCATGCGTGGACAAAGAACTTCAAGGAAGTTCCTGTAATCAAAGACAACCTTCCTGATCGTGATAAAATGTTGGTCCAGTTAAAGGGGATTAGAGAAATGTACTTGGCATCTAAGTGAATTTTAGAGCTGGTTTCTTTCTACTTTGAACTACTCCTAATATAATTAAGGAATTTGAAGTGGCCGGGAGTGAACTATGATTGTATTCAGCCCCTTTCTATGTCTAGGGTGTATCTGTACTTCAATTTGCAAGAATAAGGAAGACTCTTCCTTGCTTATACTTCTATAGTTGTCACTAAAAATAGAAGTTAAATTACTAAATTGATCTTTCAATGATCggccaaaattaaattttatttctccaACTATTAACTGTATCAATTTAATTCATCAACATTGAGAAATAAGTCAATTTTCTCCATTTAAATCGTAACAAAATTGGACCACTTGATAAATGCACATTATTTCTCTAAAGAATAAAGCTAGGGacacaacaatttcataataaatcgTAAAAGATAAACGGTTAGCAGTAAGTAAATAAATGATTTAAGTAATTGATCGAAATAAAACCAATTGCCACCCAATAAtctttgttgtgaaaatgttgtaatgCCGCactactcattttttttttttttttttaaggacggCACTactcttttttgagaaacaaagacAGCATAATTccaaagtattaaaaaaaatgtattatttcaaatctaaacaagaaggaaaagaaaatgtgtATCCGTGTGTCAAGCAAGCAAAAAAACTAATTGCCAAGAAAGAAAATACGGTTGTTGGTACCTTGGTGTAGTAGACTTACTAACTTGATCCCTGATTAGTCATTACTAACGAAAGAAGTGAAGCTTATTCAGGCCAAGCCCCTTCAGTCATAGAGTGATATGGGCTCTAAAATTGAGGGGTTTGCAAGAAACTATGAAAAGTGGAAAATATCTCACA
It encodes the following:
- the LOC126688487 gene encoding glutathione transferase GST 23-like, yielding MTSYLCKGNQSSMADQVKLHGTWSSPFVYRVIWALKLKGVPYEYVEEDLFKKSPLLQQYNPVNKKIPVLVHGGKPVCESMIIVEYIDQTWPHNPLLPTDPYEKAMARFWVKFAEDKGSIIGSLFRVSGEEHEKAIKESLEMLKIVEEHGLGEKTFFGGDKIGIVDIAFGAFSHWLGVIEETLGLELLQPNAFPRLHAWTKNFKEVPVIKDNLPDRDKMLVQLKGIREMYLASK